The DNA segment CTCCTCCCCGTGCCGGCGGCCGAGAACGCCGCGCAGTCGGTACACAAGGAAGGCTGCCACCATGGCAAAGATCAGTATGTCCAGGAAGAAGTTGTCTCCACCCATAAGCCTGCCTGCCGGTGCGGCTGACGCCCCGATGGCGCGCAACCATGGAAAAAATGCCAATCGGGCCGATCGGCCGCGGGGACTGGTGCGATGGCTCCCCTTCAACCCGGTGCGGCGATCACCACTTGTAACCGCAGGGGCCGCCGCGCGTTCCGGGCCACGCCCGATTGTCCAACCGTGTCCCGGTTACATAGGCTGTAGACAGAGAAAGAGCAAGGACGGCCATGCGTCTCTTCCTTCCCATCCTGCTTCTCCTTCCGCTGATCGAGATCGCGGGTTTCGTGATCGTCGGCGGGGAGATCGGGGTGTTCAGCACCTTGGCGCTGATCCTGCTGACCGGGATGGCAGGCATCCTGCTGTTGCGGCGTCAGGGCTTCGACACGCTGCGCCGGGCCCAGGCGCGCATGAACCAGGGCGAGCCGCCGGTGCGGGAGGTGTTCGACGGCATCTGCCTGGCGCTGGCCGGTGTTCTGCTGATCGTGCCGGGCTTCCTGACCGACATCATCGGCGTGCTGCTGTTCCTGCCGCCGGTGCGGAGCTGGGCCTATGGCCGGGCGCATATCAAGGTGCGGACCGCAGCGGATGTGCGCAGGGGCGGCGGCTACGAATGGCGCGGGGACAGCCAGCCCCGCTACCGCGGTCCCGAGGTGATCGAGGGCGAGTACCGGGAGGTCCGCCCCGCCGATGAGCGCGGCCCGGAGGAGTTGCCGCCCCCCGACAACCGCTGGCGTCCGCCGCAGCGGGACTAGCCGTCCTCCCCTCCCCGGCGGGGAGAGGAGGCCGTCTGCTCGAACCGCGACGTCAGCCCAGCTTCTTCGCCGCCAGCGTCTTCAGATCCACCTGCGCACGGGCGCCGTAGTGGCTGATGATCTCCGCCGCGGAGATGGCGCCGAGACGGGCGCAGGTCGCAAGGTCGCGGCCCGTGGTGTAGCCGTGCAGGAAACCGGCGGCGAACAGGTCGCCTGCCCCTGTCGTATCCACCACCTTCTCCACCGGCTCGGCCGGGACGGCGACGATGTCGTCCCCCGACAGCACGACGGCGCCCTTCTCGCTGCGGGTCAGCACGGCGGTCTCGCAATGGCCGCGTACGGCCCGTAGCGCGCCGTCGAAGTCGGTGCCGTACAGGGCGCAGATTTCGGTCTCGTTGGCGAACAGGATGTCGACGTGCCCGGCCACCAGATCCAGGAAGCTTTCATGGTGGCGGTGGACGCAGAAGGCGTCGGACAGGGACAGCGACACCTTGCGGCCGGCCTCGTGCGCGATCCGGGCGGCCTTCAGGAACGCCTCTTTCGCCGGCGGCGGGTCCCAGAGATAGCCTTCCAGATAGGTGACCTGGCTGTCCCGGATGGTGTCGTCGTCGATGTCGTCGGGGGTGAGCTGCTGGCAGGCGCCCAGGAAGGTGTTCATGGTGCGGTGCCCGTCGGGCGTCACCAGGATCAGGCAACGGCCCGTGGGCGTCCCGTCCGTCAGGTCCGGCGTGTCGAAGGTCACGCCCACCGCGCGGATGTCGTGCCGGTACACCCCGCCCAGCTGGTCGTTGGCGACCTTGCCGATGAAGGCGCCCTTGCCGCCCAGCACGGCGATGCCGGCCATGGTGTTGCCGGCTGACCCGCCGGACATCTCCAGCCCCGGTCCCATCTTGGCGTACAGCGCCTCGGCCTGTGCGGTATCGATCAGGGCCATGCCGCTCTTGACCAGCCCGTTCTGCGCCAGGAACTCGTCGGTTGTCTGCGAAATCACGTCGACGATC comes from the Indioceanicola profundi genome and includes:
- a CDS encoding FxsA family protein gives rise to the protein MRLFLPILLLLPLIEIAGFVIVGGEIGVFSTLALILLTGMAGILLLRRQGFDTLRRAQARMNQGEPPVREVFDGICLALAGVLLIVPGFLTDIIGVLLFLPPVRSWAYGRAHIKVRTAADVRRGGGYEWRGDSQPRYRGPEVIEGEYREVRPADERGPEELPPPDNRWRPPQRD
- a CDS encoding adenosine kinase, whose product is MAAKFDVVGIGNAIVDVISQTTDEFLAQNGLVKSGMALIDTAQAEALYAKMGPGLEMSGGSAGNTMAGIAVLGGKGAFIGKVANDQLGGVYRHDIRAVGVTFDTPDLTDGTPTGRCLILVTPDGHRTMNTFLGACQQLTPDDIDDDTIRDSQVTYLEGYLWDPPPAKEAFLKAARIAHEAGRKVSLSLSDAFCVHRHHESFLDLVAGHVDILFANETEICALYGTDFDGALRAVRGHCETAVLTRSEKGAVVLSGDDIVAVPAEPVEKVVDTTGAGDLFAAGFLHGYTTGRDLATCARLGAISAAEIISHYGARAQVDLKTLAAKKLG